Sequence from the Candidatus Margulisiibacteriota bacterium genome:
TTAACCGCAAAAGCTCTGGCACGGTTAACTTACAATCTTTCTGTTCGCCTCCAGCGTACTACACCGTGATTTACCAAACCCCCTCAGTCTACAGGCTATGCGCTTTTGTTGCTTTCTACCGAGCGCAACCAAAGTGGATCGAAAGGAGTGGAACTCGTCCACCATAACGCCTCTCCTGTTGTGCCAAACATCTTTCCCGCCGCGCCAGGAATACTCACCGCGCTGATTTCTTTACAATTCACCTTCCCTTGCTCATAACGTCGCGTACTTTACTGGTTTTCTCCCCTTTACAAGGGGAGATGTCTTAAATTTGCTTGCTCCAAGCAAATTTTAGACAGTGGGGTGTCCGCGCCAGCAGACATAACAACGCTGAACGCTGATCGAACGCCAAAATATCCGCTCTGCAAAATATTCACCGCGCTTAACGTTTTACCGCTTCAACCCCCTACTCGTTCATAAGCAACTCTTTCGTATTAAAATCCACATACAGTTTTCCGCTATCACCATCACTCAAGCCAAATCGCCGCGCCAGTTCCCGCCAGAAACTGTTTTGCAAATACTCCGCGTCCGCAGACGCAAAGATCGCTTCACGGAAAAATTTATCTCTGGCCTGAAGCGGAGCGTATGCCGGCACGGCGCCGGGGCGCATAGCTTGGCGTGCGCAAAGGACTTTATTGCTGGCGACTTCCAGATCGCGGATGTCGTCTTTGGTCAGCAGGGCAAGAGTTCTCATATCTATGTCCCTGCCGCGCGGTTGGCTTTAGTGTCTTTGGTATTGCCCGCTGGATTTGGCTCATATCTGCTCGTCTCCGCGCAGCCGTTGTAGCAGCTGCTGACGCAGCCGTCATAGCAATTGTTCAGGCAATTTGTACTGCAATCTGACTTACAGACCTCATCGCATAGTTGAGAACAGCCGATAACGCAATTGCCGCCGCAATTATTGGCGGAACACGCCGCGCTGCATCCGCCATCACATGCGTTGCCGCAGCCGATCGAACAGACCCCGCCGCACTCGCCATTACATGCGCCGCCGCAGGCAATTTGACAGTCCGTGCTACACCCACCAGCACATGCGTCGCCGCAGTCTTTCGAACAGGCCGCGCTACACCCGCCAGCACAATCGCTACCGCAGTCAATTGAACAGGCCTCACTGCACCCGCCAGCGCATGCGTCGCCGCAGTCAAGTGAACAGGCCGCTCTACACCCGCCACTACATGCGCCACCGCAGCCGCTCTCACAGGCAGCGCCACAACCGCCATCGCAAGCGTTATTACATCCTATAGTACATCTACCGCTACATTGATTACAATTCCCTCTACAGCCATTTCCACATGAATTTTCACAATCTTCACAATGAAACGCTATCCCATCATTTCTCCCGCTGCCTCCACATATACCATTACACTCCCCAGAACAGGTGGTAGCACAATAATTGCTTCCACAATTTCCTGCACAACTTGTTCCACAACCACTACCACAAGCGTTGCCGCAGCCGTCAGCACAGGCATTGCCGCAGTTAACTCTACAAGCCACACTACAGCCGCCAGCACAGGCATTACCGCAGCCAACTTTACAGGCCGTGCTACAGCCGCCAGCACAAGCGTTGCCGCAGCCAACTTTACAAGCCACACTCCAGCCGCCAGCACAGGCATTGCCGCAGTCAAGTTTACAGGCCGCGCCGCAGCCGCCAGCACAGGCATTGCCGCAGCCAACTTTACAGGCCGCGCCGCAGCCGCCAGCACACTTACTACCACAGCCGACGGCACAACTCGAGCTGCAGCCGCCATCACAGGCGGCGCCGCAATCGAGCACGCACACATTAGCCGCGCAGCCAGTGCCGCATTCTCTGCCGCATGTTGAGCTGCAACCTCCGCTGCATCGCGCATTATTCAGGCTGTCATCGACAACTTGCCTGACTTCTTCGAGATGGCTGGCTCTGAGTTTCGTGGACAGAGCAGTTATATTCTCGCCCCAGGGGAAAGTATTGCTGCCGTTATAATTAACCAGCCCCTGCGTGGCTGTCCGCAAATTAGTGAGCTGACTTGCTTCTATACGGGATTTTTCGGCTTCAACAGCGATCAGTGTGGTTTGTGTCACGCCGCGGCGCGTCTGTTCTTTTTTGAGATTGGCCAGAGTCTGATTATAATCCGCCGCGTAAGCCTCTTTGTTGGATAAATAGTTTTTTTGTTTCTTTTCAGCCGTGTCCGCCAGCCCCACATTGGTTGTCGGTGTTGCGCCCGCCCCTGTCAACGGTTCCTCTGCCGTACTGTCCGGTGTCCGGTATTTGTAACGCGCCATAAACATACCCCCTTGTTTGTTATATCAGCAAATAGCCAATACTGATATTATAGTGTCTATTTGCTAATAGTCAAGTCATTGGCTATAAGTATATATACAATCGCATGGGCTTAAAGCAAATATTCATTGCTAATTTACGTAGAATTCGCAGGGCATCCGGTCTATCTCAAATGCAATTAGCCTTTCATTGCAATACCGCGCCCAGCTATATCGGCGAGATCGAGATCGGCCGCCGCTTCCCCTCAATAGAGATGATCGAAAAGATCGCCGCGGCGCTGCAAATCCAGCCGCAGCTGCTTTTTGCGGATCAGCCGTATGTGCCGCGTCACAAAACAGCGCGGGATTTTTCGTTTTTGCCGGAAACGCTTAAAAAAGATTTGCTCAAAAAAGTGACCGTCGCCACACAGAAAGTTTTGCAAAAATATTAGAAAACCCTACCGCAGTCCGGCAGGCCAAGACAGCGCCGTTTTGTTTGTGCTCTATTCGTAATGCGACCACATTCTGATAACACGGACATAATGCTCTTTTGTATGCACGGAATAAACTAACCGATGTTTTAAATTTATTCTCCGCGAATACGCTCCGTCAAGATTACCACTCAGCTTCTCATAAGGCGGCGGACTTTGAAATGGGTTGGCACGCAAGACATCAAGTAATTTCTGTCCGCCGCCTTTCAATCCTGCCCTGCTAAGATACTGCGCGTCTTTGAGCGCCTGCTTGGTGAAAAGCAGTTCCCAGACAGCAGTTTCTACCATTTGAGCTTGCTCTCTTTAAAAAGTTTTTTCTTGGGCGTGCTCAATCCTTTAATTATCGACTGTTCCATTTGCGGAATATTTTGCAGATAGTCCGTGTCATTTTGGGCAATCGGTTCAAATGGAATTTTTCCGTAGTTGACCACCTGGTGGTAAAACAAATTCGTCGCCGAAGCCACAGATAATCCAATATTTTCAAATATCTTTTGCGCTTTTTCTTTAACTGTATCGTCAACTCTGACACTGATTGTAGCCATTTTGCGCTCCTTTTACTATAATTATGTATGAATATTGTAACACATTTACTGCAAATATGCCAGCTATTTGTAAAGCCCCTGCGCTTCAACCATATTTACCGCAGTCCGGCCCGCAAACGCTCTTCTTTGAGTTTTTCTTCCTTCGATTTTTCTTCCATAGTCCGAAAATATTTCGCCGTGGAAATTTCGTCCAAAAATTTGGTGGCCTCGCGGTCCATTAAACGTTTCCAGGCCTGCTTTTTGTGCTCGCGGTCTTTTTCCAAAATCTTGCGGTCTTTCATGGATTTCACCAGACGCTCGCGCTGTTCTTCTTTGCGCTGATCGGCCTCTTTGGTTTTGTTTTCCTGTTCATTTACGTCGATCTTATATTTTTTGAGAAAATTTTGGCGGTGCATAATGCTGGCAAAATTAATATTGCCCTGCAGACCGCTTTTCAGCGTGCGCTGCTGCTGCATTTCATAATCCTTCATTTTCTTTTCACGTTCTAATTCTTCCAAATATTTGCGCTGGGCTTCGGCAAATTTTTCTTTTTCTAATTTCTCGTAAATCTCGCGGACTTTTAAAACTGTCCGGAGATTATATTGAAACTTATTGGATTTTTTTGCTTTTTTCATAGCGGCCCCCGCAGATTTTACGCAAAAATATTTTCCAGCCGCGCCACGGTTTCATCAAAATCAAATTTTTCATCCGTGGCCTGGCATAAAAATTCATTCACCGCGTCGATCTTTTCGATCGCGTTGTCGATCTTTGGATTGCTGCCTTTGACATAGGCGCCGATATTGATGAGATCCTCGGCTTCGGTGTAACGCGCCAGCACCTCGCGCAGCTTGCCAGCGGCGGCTTTATGCTCCGGCGTGCAGATTTCCGACATCAGCCGGCTGACGCTCGGGCCGATCTCAATGCAGGGATAATGATTTTTAGCGGCCAGATCGCGCGAGAGGACAACGTGGCCGTCCAGCACGCTACGCGCGCAGTCCGCAATCGGCTCATCCATGTCGCCGCCGTCCACCAGCACAGTGTAAATCGCCGTGATCGAACCCTTTTCCGAAGTGCCGGCACGCTCCATCAGGCGCGGGATCATCGCAAATACCGACGGCGTGTAGCCCTTGGTGGTAGGCGGCTCGCCGACAGCCAGGCCGATCTCACGCTGCGCCATGGCAAAACGCGTCACAGAGTCCATCATGAATAGAACTTTTTTGCCCTGATCGCGGAAATACTCGGCGATCGCGGTGCCGGCCATCGCGCCCTTTAAGCGGATCATCGGCGGCTGATCCGAGGTCGCGCAGACCACCACAGATTTGCGCAAACCCTCTTCACCCAGCGACTGCTCAATAAAATCGCGCACTTCGCGGCCGCGCTCGCCAACCAGCGCGATCACGTTGATATCCGCTTCCGTGCCACGCGCCAGCATACCCATCAGCGTTGATTTGCCCACGCCAGAGCCGGCAAAAATACCGATACGCTGTCCCTGGCCGAGCGTCAACAAACCGTCAAAAGCTTTGACGCTGGTCGCCAAATAATCTTTGATGCGCGGCCGTTTGGTCGCGTCCGGTGGATCATGGTCAAATGGGTAAAACATGTCCGTCACAATCGCGCCTTTGCCGTCCATCGGCCGACCCAGACCGTCCAGCACGCGCCCCAGCAGTTGATTGCCCACGCCGACGCGCAGCGGGTGGCCGGTCGGCACGATCTTGCAGCCCGGCGCAATACCAGTGGTCAGACCCAGCGGCATCAACAGCACATTGTCGCCCTTGAAGCCGGTAACCTCCGCGTAAACCGGATGCGGGTCTTCGCCCTCCAAAAAAATCGTGCAGAGTTCGCCATTGGCCACGCCGGTAACCTGCGCCTCGATCACCAGGCCGACCGCCTGTAAAACCTTGCCGATCACTTTGACGTGCTCGGTATTGTCGATCGCCTGCAAATATTTGGTTAAATCTTTGACGACCATAGTTTAGAGCTCCGGCGCTTTTTCCAGGCCGCCTTCTGCTTTGGCTTTTTCCTGCTGCTCTTCCAGCATTTTCTTTTCCTGCTCGCGGATCTCCTCCAGCGAAGTCACCTGCATCAGCTCCGCGATTTCTTTTTGTTCCTCGGCGGCCACGTCGATCTCTTCACCGCGCTCCACCGCCTCTTTTACCGCCGTTTCGCGCTTGGTTTTTTCTTCCTGATAAACACCCAGCAGCGCGGTCTGGATCATGTCCAGTTTCGTGACCACTTTGGCATCGATAAAACCTAATTTGGTTTCGATCACGCAGCCGCCTTCCGCGCAATGCTTGTCGGGCACAATGCTCAAATTCTTGGCCTCGACCAGATCGATGATCAATTCTTTTTCATTGCGCACGGCCTGCAAATCCTGCGCCGCTACTTTGATAACCACCTGTTCATTATCAGAAATTTTTTCAATAGCGTCCTTGACTATGTCCATCACAATATTCTGACTCTGCGCCAGCTCATTGCGGACAACCTGCGCGGCAATGCGTGTGGATAAACGCATGATTTCCGGCACCGCGGATTTGACGATCGTATTTTTCTGCGCGTTGGCCTGCTTCACCACATTTTGCGCTTCGACGATATGTCCTTTGAGCTGTTCATAAATTTTTTGTCTGCCCTCTTCCACACCTTTGGCAATTTCTTTTTCCAGCAGCTCTCTGGCTTTGTGCTCCGCGGCGTCGATAATCTGCCGCGCTTCTGCTTCGGCTTTTTGTTTGATCTCCCCGGCGACGGCGTCCGCCTGCGTCCGGCCTTCCTGTAAAATATTTTGGATCATTTGCTCGCGTTCTTCGTCGCTGACCAGCGGCTCGGCCGGCTCCACATACACCTCGACCGGCGAGATATTCGGCGTCTCGCTTAATTTTAATTCCTCAATTCCGGCAGCCTCCGGCAGTCCCATATGCACCAGCCGTTCACCTAAACGCAAAGTATGTTTTTTTAACAGCGGCATAAACCTCTACCCCCGAGCTTTGACCTGTTCATTAAGTATAGCAAACAAGCTGTCCGACCATGGCAGCTTCTCGACCGCGCATTGTTTGATCTCGCTGCGGCGGCCGGGTGAGAGCATTTCATAATAGTCTTTCTGCCGGCCGGCGCTCAGATAACTCAAAACAAAAGCGGCGGTCTGCGGCAGTTCATTTTGTAGCAAAGCCACCAGCTCCGGCAGCGGCTTGCGGCCAATTTCGCTCGCTGTGTCAAGCGGATCCGGCTCCGGTTCTTTGAGTTTCGGCGCCTCGGGCGGCTGAGTCAGGGCAAAGCGTGTTAATTCTTTGAGCACAAAAGCCACCGCTTCCGGCGAAGGTTTCTTAAAATTATTTAACTCCCGCGTGATCTTGAGCGCGATGCTCTCCGGCAGACAATCCAGCACTTTGC
This genomic interval carries:
- a CDS encoding helix-turn-helix domain-containing protein yields the protein MGLKQIFIANLRRIRRASGLSQMQLAFHCNTAPSYIGEIEIGRRFPSIEMIEKIAAALQIQPQLLFADQPYVPRHKTARDFSFLPETLKKDLLKKVTVATQKVLQKY
- a CDS encoding Txe/YoeB family addiction module toxin; translated protein: MVETAVWELLFTKQALKDAQYLSRAGLKGGGQKLLDVLRANPFQSPPPYEKLSGNLDGAYSRRINLKHRLVYSVHTKEHYVRVIRMWSHYE
- a CDS encoding type II toxin-antitoxin system RelB/DinJ family antitoxin; protein product: MATISVRVDDTVKEKAQKIFENIGLSVASATNLFYHQVVNYGKIPFEPIAQNDTDYLQNIPQMEQSIIKGLSTPKKKLFKESKLKW
- a CDS encoding flagellar FliJ family protein, yielding MKKAKKSNKFQYNLRTVLKVREIYEKLEKEKFAEAQRKYLEELEREKKMKDYEMQQQRTLKSGLQGNINFASIMHRQNFLKKYKIDVNEQENKTKEADQRKEEQRERLVKSMKDRKILEKDREHKKQAWKRLMDREATKFLDEISTAKYFRTMEEKSKEEKLKEERLRAGLR
- the fliI gene encoding flagellar protein export ATPase FliI; amino-acid sequence: MVVKDLTKYLQAIDNTEHVKVIGKVLQAVGLVIEAQVTGVANGELCTIFLEGEDPHPVYAEVTGFKGDNVLLMPLGLTTGIAPGCKIVPTGHPLRVGVGNQLLGRVLDGLGRPMDGKGAIVTDMFYPFDHDPPDATKRPRIKDYLATSVKAFDGLLTLGQGQRIGIFAGSGVGKSTLMGMLARGTEADINVIALVGERGREVRDFIEQSLGEEGLRKSVVVCATSDQPPMIRLKGAMAGTAIAEYFRDQGKKVLFMMDSVTRFAMAQREIGLAVGEPPTTKGYTPSVFAMIPRLMERAGTSEKGSITAIYTVLVDGGDMDEPIADCARSVLDGHVVLSRDLAAKNHYPCIEIGPSVSRLMSEICTPEHKAAAGKLREVLARYTEAEDLINIGAYVKGSNPKIDNAIEKIDAVNEFLCQATDEKFDFDETVARLENIFA